A region of the Nodularia sp. LEGE 06071 genome:
ACTTTGCTGATTCATTCTCAACCTCTTTGTGGAGATATGCAGAATAAAAAGTGAATAATTCAAAATCACATTTAAAATCTCAAATCAAAAATTCCAGATTTTGAGTAATTACCTTCAGGTATGAGGTCAATCTAAAATCTAAAATCTAAAATCTAAAATTGAGCGACGTTTGATGATCATCCCATATATTATTTTAAGTAATTTTTTATCTTTCATAAGTTGGAAAAAATAAATGATTCAAAGGATGGAAGAAAAGACAAATTTGAGTTTGTAAAATAGCAAGGTCGGCAAAAGTCGTATGTAATTTTTGCTCCTGGTTTATCTACTACATCATTCATCGGTGTAAATAAATCAACCAGTGATGAGCAGAAATTGTGTCTCTTATTCAAGAGAACGAACAACAAGTATGAGGAGCTTTTTCATGGTGAATAGACTCAACACAAATCACTTGAGCAGTTGTGTCAGCTTTCGCGATCGTAGCTTGATGCAAAAGCTGTGGAAGTCCAAAGGTATTACTGTTTTAGCACTGGGGACTTTGCTGCTTTCTGCTTGTAATAGTGGGTTCCGAGAAGCAATTGCTCCGGAATCGCCAGAAAATGTCGTCACTGAAGAAGTTGCAGACAGGACAGATCAACTGATTGGTCAAACCGTAACCATTAGAAGTCAACCAATCAGCTTAGTTAGTCCCACCAGCTTTACAGTCACGGATCAAAAATTATTCGGTAGCGAAACTATCCTAGTGGTTAATGCTACGGGTCAACCTTTTACTCTGCCTGATCAGCAGAATATAGAAGTTCAAGCTACAGGACAGGTTAGCAAATTTGTACTGGCAGACATCAATAGAGATTACAAGTTGAACTTGGAGTCAGACTTGTACAGTGAATACGAAAACCAGCCTGTGATTATTGCCCAGTCAATGGCACTAGCACCAAAACCAGGAGATATCATTTCCAACCCCAGCCAATACTACGGAAAAACTCTGGCGGTGGCAGGTGAAGTAGCAGACACGAAAAATGAAGTTTCATTTACCTTGGATGAAGACCAATTAGTGGGTGGAGAAGAGTTGCTAGTGCTGCGTAGCAATCCACAACCGAGTATCGGTGATCGAGAAAGTGTCGTTGTTACAGGTGTGCTGCGTCCGTTTGTCGTTGCTGACCTAGAGCGAGATTACGACCTCACTTGGGATTTAAATGTCCAGAAACAGCTAGAAGTTGAGTACAGCAACAAACCTGTGATAGTTGCTACAGGCGTTTATCCATCGGCAGTTTCCCAATAAAATTAGCCACTTATTCCCCACAATCGCAATAAATAGGGTGAGGACTGGCGCGGGTTTGATTGTGGGGAACAGTCCCAGCCCAAGGCGCTTCATCTCAATCAAAACAGCCATAGCCAAACTGGGAGAGTAACCAGTAAGACCATAGACCCCACGGCTAAAGAAGTAACTGCCAGGTCGCGGTCAAGATTAAAGGTTTCAGAAATGACTAATGTGGCAAATGCTGGAGGCATAGCCATTTGTAGGACAATTACCTGTGCTGGTTCACCAGTTACGCCAAAAAATGGTAATGTGCTACCTAGAACTAGGGGAACAATCAACATTTTAATTATTAAGCTGATTCCTGCCTCCGGTAGCCTGTGCCAAGAATTGAGCTGAGAAAGTCGCATTCCAATTAATATTAAAGTTAAAGCAATAACGCCCCAACCTAATTTTTCTAGGCTAGATTCAAGGAAAGAGGGGAGCGTCACCGCTCGAAATAGCAAGCCAAAGCCGAAACTCCACAGAGCCGGATTAATCACAATGGACTTGATTATTTGCCAATGATTCCCCGCACTTCCGCCGAAATGAGATGCCAAAACTATTCCGAAGCCATAAGCACCAAAGAGTGATCCCAACATATCGTAGAATAAAGCCCAGGCAAAGTATTCTTGCCCGACTAATGCGAGGGTGATGGGAAACCCCAGATAACCTGTGTTGCCCACCATTGCCGCCAGGAGTATGCTACCTTGAGTTGATTTTTGATAAATGGTTTTGCGGAAATAGGCTTGCCCTTTCATTCCCCACCAAGCCAAAAATGCCCCTAGTAAAATGGCTAAATAGGCGATCGCCGGGGCAATCCAAATCTGTCCCGACAAATCGGCTCGACGTAAAAAAGCTACGATACTTATAGGTACTCCTACCCAAAATAACCATTGAGCCACACGAGTAGGAACTGTGTTAGGTAGTTTGCGTCCCAGAATAAAGCCTACTAGGACTAATCCCACCAGTTTGACGTATAGTTCTAGGAGGTTAGCCAAGATTGTGCCGAAGAATAATAGATGTGAATACTACAGAAAATCTTTATTTCTGTCCAGTCTACAATTTTTGATCAACATTGCACAAAAGCAGGAGATGTCTCTTGAATAAAGCCCGGTTTTCTGGACAACCGCATCACTTATCAGGTGACTCTAGTGAAGATATTCCAGTGGCTTTACGCGATAGCCCTGACGCAGCACCTCAGCGACTTTCCCCAACTCTAATTTTGCTGATCGCAGGAATATCTGGGTTAATCCTGCTGGGTTTAATTGCTAGTTTTTGGTTCTTTGTCATCGCACCCAGAAACACCATTGACCCTCAACTTGCATCTAATGTCACAACTCCCACAGACTCACAATCTAGTAATTCTGTCAATAGTCAGGATAATAATCTTGATGCCCTGTTGGGTCATTTGAGATACCCAGAAGCGCCAGAGTCAGAACTATTACCAATTACCGCAGATGGGCGCATTAGACTCAGAAAAGTTGCCGCCGAAAGGTATCAGTCCATGACGCAAGCAGCGCGGCGTGAGGGTGTAATTTTAGTGGCAATTTCTGGTTTTCGCTCAGTAAAAGAGCAAGAACAGTTATTTTTTGGAGTTGGTGCTAGACGCAATCAAACCCCAGCCGAAAGAGCAGCCGTCAGTGCGCCTCCTGGACACAGTGAACATCATACAGGCTACGCTGTGGATATAGGTGATGGCGCAGTCCCAGCCACTAATCTGCAAACCAACTTTGAAAATACCAAGGCTTTTAACTGGTTACAAGGAAATGCGGCGCGTTTTGGCTTTGAAATTTCCTTTCCGGAAAATAATTCTCAAGGTGTGAGTTATGAACCTTGGCACTGGCGTTTTGTAGGCGATCGCCATAGCCTAGAATTATTCTACAAAGCCAAAAATTTAAACTCCACAGAACCAGGATCTAAATGACCATCGCATCTAGTGGTCGGTCAGATCATAGCGATAAACTTGTATTCAAAAGCATCCATGAGAGAAGTATTGTAAAATCTCGTGGATGCCTTAAATTTATGGAATATAGTATAATATTGCTGACAAACCGCCAATTTAGGACTCGTGACGCGTAAATTCCCCAGATAGAATTCGGGGGAGTATGTCAACAGTTTGGCAGATATTGTCTTGTTTCCCGCTTTATTGTTGGTAACAAAATATGAAACGTCTTGTGGTTTGCTGTGATGGAACTTGGCAAAATTTAGCCAGTCCTTGCCCAAGCAATGTAGTTAAGTTAGCTCAATCTGTGAAACCGATCGCCAATGATGGAATTACACAGATCGTATTTTATGACGCGGGCATTGGCACCGAGAGTAAAAAAATTTTAGGGGGAGTTACCGGAGCCGGAATTGATAAAAATATAGAAGATGGCTACCGTTTTCTGAGTATCAATTATACCCCCGGTGACGAAATCTATCTGTTCGGTTTCAGCCGTGGTGCCTACACAGTTAGAAGCCTCGCAGGGATGATCTATTGTTCTGGTCTTCTCAACCGCAGCAATATCACCAAAGCACATGAAGCTTACGAGCTTTACCGTAACCGGAGTATTAAACCCAGTGATCTCGAAGCAACGGCATACCGTAAAATTTACGGCGATCGCGTCCCGATCACCTTGCTCGGTTGTTTTGACACCGTTGGCTCCCTGGGTATTCCTACGCTACCCTTCTTCAGTATATTGCCCGGACATCTGAATAAGCGGTACAGATTCCATGACACTACCTTAAACAGATGTATTCAGAATGCATTGCACGCTATGGCGATCGACGAAATCCGCAAAATTTTTGATATCACCCCCATGCAAAAGCATCCTGAAGCCGACGACCAAAGCCAGAGGGTGATTCAAAAGTGGTTCCCAGGTAGCCACGGTTGCGTTGGTGGTGGAACCGAAGAATATATTGGGTTATCAGATGCTGCCTTACAGTGGATGATTGACTCCATCAGTGAAATGAAATTGGGGCTTGACTTCGATATAAGTGTAATTCCCACAGGTATTAACCCCAATTATGAATGTGACTTTAAAAATGATCCTGGATTTTTTAAACTTGCAGGAATCAAGTTTCGTGAAGTCAGCGATGTCATTGAAGACGTTCATGACAGCACGATCAAGCGTTTGAAAAATCGCAAAGATTATCGACCCAAAAATCTCCAAAAGATTATTTCTAAACTGCAAGATTTAGAATAAATTTGGTTAATCGCAGCCGAGAAATTTCGGATGCATTGCAGAGATAATTGAAAAAAAGCAGGTAAAAATAATTATGGCTGGAAAAAGAGATACATCCAAAGACGGGTTAGGTAACAAACTTCAGACATTACTTTTAACCAATTTTAAAGGATTTTGGCAACTTCTCCAAAGCAACGAATCTCTAAAACGTAAAGTTAACAAAACTCTACTTAATAGTCTCATCTATAAAATTCCGACTCGTCCTAATCCCTACAGTATGATGACTCTAGATGAGTATATTCCTGATACTAAAATTCCTAAAAAAACTGATACTTATACCTCCTGGGAATCACTCAATGATCGCACTTATACAGGACGACATCTACCACCCGATCCCAAGTTAAACGCCGAGGGGAAC
Encoded here:
- a CDS encoding AEC family transporter, translating into MANLLELYVKLVGLVLVGFILGRKLPNTVPTRVAQWLFWVGVPISIVAFLRRADLSGQIWIAPAIAYLAILLGAFLAWWGMKGQAYFRKTIYQKSTQGSILLAAMVGNTGYLGFPITLALVGQEYFAWALFYDMLGSLFGAYGFGIVLASHFGGSAGNHWQIIKSIVINPALWSFGFGLLFRAVTLPSFLESSLEKLGWGVIALTLILIGMRLSQLNSWHRLPEAGISLIIKMLIVPLVLGSTLPFFGVTGEPAQVIVLQMAMPPAFATLVISETFNLDRDLAVTSLAVGSMVLLVTLPVWLWLF
- a CDS encoding M15 family metallopeptidase; the protein is MNKARFSGQPHHLSGDSSEDIPVALRDSPDAAPQRLSPTLILLIAGISGLILLGLIASFWFFVIAPRNTIDPQLASNVTTPTDSQSSNSVNSQDNNLDALLGHLRYPEAPESELLPITADGRIRLRKVAAERYQSMTQAARREGVILVAISGFRSVKEQEQLFFGVGARRNQTPAERAAVSAPPGHSEHHTGYAVDIGDGAVPATNLQTNFENTKAFNWLQGNAARFGFEISFPENNSQGVSYEPWHWRFVGDRHSLELFYKAKNLNSTEPGSK
- a CDS encoding DUF2235 domain-containing protein — its product is MKRLVVCCDGTWQNLASPCPSNVVKLAQSVKPIANDGITQIVFYDAGIGTESKKILGGVTGAGIDKNIEDGYRFLSINYTPGDEIYLFGFSRGAYTVRSLAGMIYCSGLLNRSNITKAHEAYELYRNRSIKPSDLEATAYRKIYGDRVPITLLGCFDTVGSLGIPTLPFFSILPGHLNKRYRFHDTTLNRCIQNALHAMAIDEIRKIFDITPMQKHPEADDQSQRVIQKWFPGSHGCVGGGTEEYIGLSDAALQWMIDSISEMKLGLDFDISVIPTGINPNYECDFKNDPGFFKLAGIKFREVSDVIEDVHDSTIKRLKNRKDYRPKNLQKIISKLQDLE